One part of the Quercus lobata isolate SW786 chromosome 7, ValleyOak3.0 Primary Assembly, whole genome shotgun sequence genome encodes these proteins:
- the LOC115953423 gene encoding translin, producing MRPAFRNAYFNLSRSLNPNPTKLTLPPFSLNAFPTFSTSLPPTFRTFRLTTETFRPTRTCCSYSPMADGEAHAPPTSFPSLEKQFEVFRVQLEDSGSLRERIRAVVMEIESTTRLIHANLLLVHQSRPTPELLEKAKAQVGVLKELYNRLAVVLSECPGQYYRYHGDWRSETQTVVSLLAFMHWLETGTLLMHSEAEEMLGLNNSEFGLDIEDYLVGICFMSNELPRYVVNQVTAGDYDCPRKVLKFLTDLHAAFRMLNLRNDFLRKKFDGMKYDLRRVEEVYYDVKIRGLAAAGDAIGEQGIEGQS from the exons atGAGGCCAGCGTTTCGAAACGCTTACTTCAACCTGAGTCGCTCCTTAAACCCCAACCCCACCAAGCTCACTTTACCACCCTTCTCACTCAACGCATTCCCAACTTTCTCCACTTCTCTACCACCAACGTTTCGTACCTTTCGCTTAACAACCGAAACGTTTCGTCCAACTCGCACCTGCTGCTCCTACTCTCCGATGGCTGACGGTGAAGCCCACGCGCCGCCCACCTCGTTTCCTTCGCTGGAGAAGCAGTTCGAGGTCTTCCGCGTCCAGCTCGAAGACTCCGGAAGCTTGCGCGAGCGCATTCGAGCTGTGGTGATGGAGATCGAGTCCACTACAAGGCTCATCCACGCCAATCTTCTCCTTGTCCACCAGTCTCGCCCAACTCCTG AGCTTTTAGAGAAAGCGAAGGCTCAGGTTGGTGTGCTGAAGGAGCTGTACAATCGGCTTGCTGTGGTTCTGAGTGAATGCCCTGGGCAGTACTACAG GTATCATGGTGATTGGAGGAGTGAGACACAGACAGTGGTTTCTTTGCTTGCTTTCATGCACTGGTTGGAAACAGGAACTCTTCTTATGCACTCTGAAGCTGAGGAAATGCTTGGGT TGAACAATTCAGAGTTTGGTCTGGACATTGAAGATTATCTTGTTG GTATTTGTTTCATGTCCAATGAATTG CCAAGGTATGTGGTGAACCAAGTGACAGCTGGAGACTATGATTGCCCAAGAAAGGTGTTGAAATTCTTAACGGATCTGCATGCAGCCTTCCGTATGCTTAATCTCCGAAATGATTTTTTGCGCAAGAAGTTTGATG GTATGAAGTATGACCTAAGAAGAGTTGAAGAAGTTTACTATGATGTTAAAATTCGAGGTTTGGCCGCTGCCGGTGATGCAATTGGAGAACAAGGAATTGAAGGACAATCTTAA
- the LOC115952099 gene encoding uncharacterized protein LOC115952099, with protein MRAQDPAVLFLAETWADDDRLSKICDDLHFDEKWVVPRVTRAGGLALLWKNTIQIDVDSSSLNHIDVIVNKEKEDSWRFTGIYGFPEASRKSDTWSLLRTLHRKYTLPWLCAGDFNEILMSHEKLGGGLRSAAVMSEFREVVDDCGFMDLGFVGKKYTWRGKRGNTMVLERLDRALATHSWLAQNPATRVHCFRSNVSDHYPIIINPEGVADRPCKPFRFEHMWLKESGCGDTVKEAWLSPSPDSSSPFMHEKIKLCGIRLMEWSKRSFGSVRKQLGEKSKLLEKAEFAAARGADYEPVRLLKLEVNELLDKASLMWQQRARALHLKCGDQNTRFFHNKASQRFRRNRIMGLLDDSNSWCTDTKQVADIIVGFYSRLFTSERPANAQGILEVIQPIVTEEMNTNLTREFTRQEVDLALKEMAPLKAPGPDGMPPLFFQSFWPLIGDDVSKAVLDCLHSCYIPKEFNFTYVTLIPKVKNPVKIAEFRPISLCNVIYKLISKVLANRLKALLPSIVSENQSAFQAGRVITDNILMAFETLHYMKTQQTGSTSFMALKLDMSKAYDRVEWSFLECLLRKLGFHNRWVDLMMECITTVSYSILINGEPSQTIYLSRGLRQGDPISPYLFLLVTEGLHGLISKAATSGDIRGISICRNGPRLTHLFFADDSLLFCRASLQECNHIQTLLATYEQASGQQLNREKTTLFFSKNTGIEVQESIKDLFGVPEIKQYEKYLGLPSFVGKRKKASLAYIKDRIWSKLQGWKEKLLSQAGREVLLKAVIQAIPAYSMSCFKLPISLCQEIETLIRQFWWGQRGTRRRIHWVKWRTLCRSKAYGGMGFRELRNFNDAMLAKQVWRLLKNQDSLFYRFFKSKYFPHGSIFDAKDTKGSFAWKSILKGRELIKGGLKWRIGDGAQVRIFHDSWLPGSQHGKVVSPAPESHENALVYSLINHEERSWNVDEIDRVFLPEEAATVKAIPLSLFAQNDLPFWPFSRDGRFSVKSGYHRLMELDETEMHGTTPTGNAAPVWKTIWRMNVPDRVKSLVWRAGRDALPTRVNLVRRRVLTDALCPECKVQSEDTQHALWSCPILKDVWKVNFEKLVTDTGSCSNFLEVLERAAAEKPSLDLFAMIVAEIWQRRNKARVGEPTVPVCQVALKVTCALQEFQQLRPIHAVIPRTARAVKWRPPSATCVKANFDDAIFSQDGLASAGVIIQDEQGLVMAALSQQIPSPASVEMVEVLAARRALVFAKELGFDRLILEGDSETVIKAILGDYMDCSYLGHVLKDIKFLFSSFSFISVKHIHREGNCVAHKLARRAIRDPFLVWMEAVPPDIFDVYQLDLLRMH; from the coding sequence ATGCGGGCGCAAGATCCTGCTGTCCTGTTCTTGGCCGAGACATGGGCAGACGATGATAGGCTTTCTAAGATTTGTGATGACTTGCATTTTGATGAGAAATGGGTAGTTCCTAGAGTGACAAGGGCTGGCGGTTTGGCCCTCTTATGGAAGAATACAATTCAGATTGATGTGGACTCCTCTTCGCTCAACCATATAGACGTTATAGTCAACAAAGAGAAGGAGGATTCATGGAGGTTCACGGGTATTTATGGGTTTCCGGAGGCTAGCCGGAAAAGTGATACTTGGAGCTTACTGCGTACTCTCCATCGGAAATACACCCTTCCATGGTTGTGCGCCGGCGACTTCAATGAAATTCTAATGTCACACGAAAAGCTTGGAGGGGGACTAAGAAGTGCAGCAGTGATGAGTGAATTCAGAGAAGTTGTGGATGATTGTGGGTTCATGGACTTAGGTTTTGTGGGGAAAAAATATACTTGGAGAGGCAAGAGAGGTAATACCATGGTATTGGAGAGACTTGACCGTGCTCTTGCTACTCATTCATGGCTTGCTCAGAATCCAGCTACTAGAGTTCATTGCTTTCGGTCCAATGTTTCGGATCATTATCCCATTATTATTAATCCTGAAGGGGTTGCAGATAGACCTTGCAAACCCTTTAGGTTTGAACACATGTGGTTGAAAGAAAGTGGGTGTGGTGATACTGTCAAGGAAGCATGGCTGTCTCCTTCCCCTGATTCAAGCTCTCCGTTCATGCATGAAAAAATAAAGCTTTGTGGTATTAGGCTTATGGAGTGGAGCAAGAGATCCTTTGGCAGCGTGAGGAAGCAGTTGGGggaaaaatcaaaacttttggAAAAGGCTGAATTTGCTGCGGCAAGAGGAGCAGATTATGAGCCAGTGAGATTACTAAAATTGGAGGTTAATGAATTGTTGGACAAAGCGAGCCTAATGTGGCAGCAGAGGGCTAGAGCTTTGCATCTTAAGTGTGGTGATCAAAACACACGGTTTTTCCACAACAAAGCTTCTCAGAGATTTCGACGCAATAGGATTATGGGTTTATTGGATGATTCTAATTCATGGTGCACAGATACTAAGCAGGTGGCTGATATTATAGTTGGGTTTTATTCGAGGTTGTTCACATCGGAGAGACCAGCCAAtgcccaaggtattttggaagTGATACAACCAATAGTCACTGAAGAAATGAACACCAACCTAACTAGAGAATTTACGAGACAAGAGGTTGATCTTGCTTTGAAGGAGATGGCCCCACTTAAGGCTCCAGGACCCGATGGTATGCCTCCTCTTTTCTTTCAGTCTTTTTGGCCTTTGATTGGTGATGATGTCTCTAAAGCTGTCTTGGATTGTTTACATTCTTGTTATATCCCTAAAGAGTTCAATTTCACATATGTGACTCTTATTCCTAAAGTGAAAAATCCTGTAAAAATTGCTGAGTTCAGACCGATAAGtttgtgtaatgttatttataaatTGATTTCAAAGGTTCTAGCAAACCGATTGAAAGCTTTATTGCCTTCTATTGTGTCTGAGAATCAAAGTGCCTTTCAAGCTGGGAGGGTAATCACAGACAATATCCTCATGGCATTTGAAACTTTACATTACATGAAAACTCAGCAAACTGGCTCCACAAGTTTTATGGCTCTCAAACTCGACATGAGTAAGGCGTATGACCGAGTTGAATGGTCTTTCTTGGAATGCTTGTTAAGAAAGTTGGGTTTTCATAACCGTTGGGTTGATCTTATGATGGAGTGCATTACTACTGTCTCTTACTCCATTCTGATCAATGGGGAGCCTTCACAAACCATCTATCTTAGCAGAGGATTGCGACAAGGGGATCCTATCTCTCCATACCTATTCCTCCTTGTTACAGAGGGTTTGCATGGCCTTATTTCAAAAGCGGCCACTTCTGGTGATATTAGAGGTATATCTATATGCAGGAATGGACCTCGCTTAAcccacttattttttgcagatgatagtcttCTTTTCTGTAGAGCTTCTTTACAGGAATGCAATCACATACAAACCCTTCTGGCTACTTATGAGCAAGCTTCTGGGCAACAGCTTAATCGGGAAAAGACAACGCTGTTTTTCAGTAAAAATACGGGCATAGAGGTCCAAGAATCTATCAAAGATTTGTTCGGGGTTCCGGAGATAAAGCAGTATGAAAAATACTTAGGCTTACCATCTTTTGTGGGTAAGCGAAAGAAAGCAAGCTTGGCATACATTAAAGATCGGATTTGGTCTAAGCTCCAAGGGTGGAAAGAGAAGCTCCTCTCCCAAGCTGGTAGAGAAGTCCTTCTAAAGGCTGTGATACAAGCGATCCCAGCCTACTCTATGAGTTGCTTTAAACTCCCTATTTCACTTTGCCAGGAGATTGAGACTTTGATTCGTcagttttggtggggacaacgTGGTACAAGAAGACGTATTCATTGGGTAAAATGGCGCACTTTGTGTAGGTCAAAAGCCTATGGAGGTATGGGGTTTAGGGAACTCAGAAATTTTAATGACGCCATGCTCGCCAAGCAAGTATGGCGCctattaaaaaatcaagactCCTTATTTTACAGGTTctttaaatcaaaatatttcCCTCATGGATCTATTTTTGATGCTAAAGACACTAAAGGCTCTTTTGCATGGAAAAGCATTTTGAAGGGTAGAGAGCTCATTAAGGGGGGATTGAAATGGAGAATTGGAGATGGTGCACAAGTGCGCATTTTTCATGATTCTTGGCTGCCTGGGTCTCAACATGGTAAGGTGGTTTCCCCTGCCCCTGAAAGCCATGAAAATGCCTTGGTGTATAGCCTAATTAACCATGAAGAAAGGAGTTGGAATGTGGATGAGATTGACAGAGTATTCTTACCAGAGGAGGCAGCCACCGTTAAGGCTATCCCACTGAGTTTGTTTGCTCAGAACGATCTTCCCTTTTGGCCGTTTTCCCGTGATGGAAGGTTTTCGGTAAAATCTGGTTATCACCGTTTAATGGAGCTTGATGAAACAGAGATGCATGGTACGACGCCCACTGGGAATGCAGCTCCGGTTTGGAAGACCATTTGGCGCATGAACGTGCCAGATCGTGTTAAGTCTCTCGTATGGCGAGCTGGGAGAGATGCCCTTCCTACACGAGTGAATTTGGTCCGGCGAAGAGTCCTTACGGATGCGTTATGCCCAGAATGTAAGGTGCAGTCGGAGGATACGCAGCATGCTCTCTGGTCCTGCCCGATTCTAAAGGATGTGTGGAAGGTGAATTTTGAGAAGCTTGTGACAGACACGGGATCTTGCTCCAATTTTCTGGAAGTTCTGGAACGTGCAGCAGCGGAAAAACCGTCGTTGGATCTGTTTGCAATGATCGTAGCAGAAATATGGCAGCGCCGAAACAAAGCTCGTGTGGGAGAGCCTACTGTACCGGTCTGCCAGGTTGCTCTTAAGGTCACTTGTGCGCTTCAGGAATTCCAGCAACTCCGCCCCATCCATGCTGTGATTCCAAGAACAGCCCGTGCAGTAAAATGGAGGCCTCCCTCTGCAACATGTGTGAAGGCGAACTTCGACGATGCTATCTTTTCCCAAGATGGACTAGCTAGCGCCGGAGTGATAATCCAAGATGAGCAAGGATTGGTTATGGCTGCTTTATCACAACAAATTCCATCACCTGCTTCGGTGGAGATGGTGGAGGTGTTAGCAGCTCGTCGGGCTTTGGTTTTTGCTAAGGAACTTGGGTTTGATAGGTTGATCTTGGAAGGTGACTCTGAGACAGTTATCAAGGCTATTCTTGGTGACTATATGGACTGCTCCTATTTGGGTCATGTACTGAAGGATATTAAGTTCttgttttctagtttttctttcatttcagtCAAGCATATTCATAGGGAAGGGAATTGTGTTGCTCACAAACTTGCTAGACGGGCTATTAGAGATCCTTTTCTTGTCTGGATGGAGGCTGTTCCTCCAGATATTTTTGATGTTTATCAACTTGACCTCCTGAGGATGCATTAA